DNA from Eucalyptus grandis isolate ANBG69807.140 chromosome 5, ASM1654582v1, whole genome shotgun sequence:
ccataaataatACAAactaaaagaaggaaaaaaaaaactaaaaacttataagaaaaaatttcttttaaaaagaccTAGGCAGTCCCCAGCCAATATCTTGGGCTGCGTAACTACGTAGTTGCTGCATGTTGGGGCATCAATGTTGCCATGGTAGGAAGATCCCATAGACCGGCAATCATTTTCAGTAAAATCTTTTTTGAATCATTCACTTTTCATAAGACAAATGGAGCCTAATAGAAGGGAAAACagtcaaaaagtcataaacatattgtatttgtACTAagttagtcttaaatctttcaattggactaacttaatcctaaaccttttgatattgACATCAATTAATTTGGCCACTTTGGCTAGGTGACACTGATGTAGATGCCAACCCATGGCCGAACGCTAATAAGgcaatattttaattattatttatttatttattcaattttttttccttttcttttccttctttttcctctttggaCTTTCCTCACAGTGGTACCTAGCCTCGCCTAAGGCCACGGGCGAGATTTGGGCGAAGCCAAGCAAGGGTCGTGATCCTCGTCGACGGCTGGTGAAGGCTTCGCGGCCCTCAACTCCACTGTGAGgaaagtccaaggaggaagaagaaggaaaagataaagaaaaaaaaaaggaaaactaaaagaataaaattaataaaaaattcgacaaaaaaaaatgccacatcagcgtCCGATCACCAACTGACGTCCACGTCAAAGCTAACCAgctaaaattggccagatggattgaattggtaccaatgtgaaactttttatgattaaattgatctaatgaaaggtttaagactaaattggcataaatgcaataagtttataacttttttggtttttttcccctaataaaacattatttaaattagtttcttttttcatcttttggctAAAAACCGAACTCTAAGCCCAAACAATTACTTATATGACATAATCTTGGCCCAAATATGCCTACATGGTCATTTGATTATGAAGGCATGAAATTCAAATGTGGACTGCTAGCTTCGAGTGGCCTAAATAAAACAGGAGGAGCAAAAACTGTGTTGTTTCCGcataaaataaagatgaatGGGAAGCTCGGTTAGCTATTCGTCTTTTTGTGACATGGCTTAACTATGAATTGTTTTATAATTCTAAAAGatcacaataaatttattatcgAAAACTTGTAATAGTCTGAGTAGCTTCTTAATTTCCCTTCAATAAAGTGAAGATTGCTTAAGTTGTAAGAAAGTTTGTTAGTAGCAAATGGCTGTTATCGTTGCGTATAGATCCGAGTACCACCAAGGCCTCGTGACATGGACAAAACAAGAATATCGTTACATGTCACAAATTATTGCAAGGAAACATAGGATGCGACTTTTGTCATTCGATGTGGAAAATTATTGAATGAAATCTGTGTAGGACGAGATTATTGTGAGTACATGATAGTGTCACAAGGAAAATTCtgtgtttttaaaaattagttaGAGCGATACGTGAGTTAAAAGCACGAAAGAGATTCTCCTTGCTTATCACCGAGCGCAAGTAATATTTTGCTTGTGCTACCCATTCTGGCTTTAGCTCGCATCTTATATGACTTATGGGATTAGACACTATTTCacgagaaaagagaaaatgagtgGGCTGTGGTCCATCTATTTTATAAAGCTTTGTTGAAACAGACCTATTCACCTTACCGATATTGCATAGTGCGAGGATCCAATTGCAACATGGTATACTGCCTTTTATGATATTAGAAAGTTTGGGCCATGTTGTTGATGAATCTCTTACCAGTTCTCTCCCactgtttttctctctccctccttcgcTCCCTTCAAGCTTCTCTTCTCCTCCAAAACCAGTGAGCACGAGCATGGAGCGTCTTCTCTTCCTCCACCCTTCTCtggttcttcttctcttttcttcttcagtgaaACTTTCTGCcgctcttcctcttcctcagtgGCCAAAGATTGCTCTCCTTCCTACTCTTTCTGGTTCTCTCGTCCCTCGTGAAAATTAGCCTGCCGTTGTCATTCCTTCCTCGCCCCTCTCAATGAACGTCCAGTACGCTCTTCCCCATCGGAATCTTGCTGCTGGGCGTCCTTATCCCTCACGCCAAGCCATCAATTCTAGAAGGTGCCTGGATTAGCTCTCGTCACTCGCGATTTCGTTCATGGGCACCCTCACAGAGGCTGTTCATCGACGCTTTCTTCTTCAGGCTTGGTCACCGCGTCTCCCTTGTCCCTCTCGCTGGACTTGCATAAAAGAAAGCTGATGGAAGTAAGGCCGGGCTTTTGCTTCCCTTTTTTAATCTCTAGTGGGCTTTGAAAACGTGGAAGAAATGGACTGGAAAAGGGataaagagaggaaaatttgTGATTTGCAATGGTGCCccttatattaatttaagagCATGATGGTGTGGTGTGGTTGATACTTGATACTTCTCATTGATAAGAAGATATGGGGGTCTTGCTCTATCGTGCACGGACAGGGATCTAGGGGGCCACCTTGGCAGGGGTAGTAGGGTGCCCACGCCAAAGACTTTTCAGAATTTGTGGctcatattttattgattgcttGGGTTTAAGTCTGTAAATAAGTACTAagtatatataatatttctcttATAATTGAGAGTCGTAACAGAGATGTGCGGATATTAACTATAGTGAAATCTTTTACTAGATTTAGCCCTActttaaaaatgaatcaaaataaatcccgtgtcttgatttttctttctcacttttacCCTTTATTTCGTTGCCTTTACTCTCTATTTTGTTGCCCTGAATTCTAACGCATGAAAATAACGGTTTTCTGGACCTGGTACTGTTCATGCTGCAATTACTTATCCCAAGATATTGTTGTTCATCAAATTGATTCTCCAcatgctcttcttcttcctataATCTTCTGCCCGTACTCGTGCGCAagcccaatcaattcatcaGCCTGGCAAATCATGAGTTCTTGCTTCACcatcttcctctccctctccttctcctctttcttcttcttcatcttcgtcCAGAATTTCAGTGCTGAAGCTGCCCCCACTTATCTAAAGCATTTTTGCGCACGCATTAGTTTCTTCACTCCCAACTCCACCTACGAGTCCAACCTCAACACCgtcctctcttccctctcctccAACGCCACGACCAACACCAACGGCTTTGCCACCTCCACCGCTGGCCAGGACCGTCCCGACCAAGCCCATGGGCTCTTTCTCTGCCGCGGCGATGTCAGCATCTCCACGTGCAGCGACTGTGTGGCCACTGGAAAGCGTGATGTCCTCCGAAGATGCGGCCTCCAGCGAGTCGCCACGATCTGGTACGACGAGTGCATGTTGAGGTACGACAACAGGTCTTTCTTCTCGGCCTTGGCAACGAAGCCTGCTTACTCGATGAACAACACTACGAACGTCACTGATCCGACCCGGTTCGTACAAGTCCTGGGACAGACCATGGATAAAATCAGCACAAGGGCTCGCGACGGCGGGTCGGGAAGAAATTCGCGGTCGAGGAGGCGAATTTGACGAGCCTGCAGAAGCTGTACACCCTCGCGCAGTGCACGCCGGACTTGACGCCGTTGGACTGCTACCGGTGCCTTCGGGATATGATCTCGAACCTCCCCTGGATAAGCAAGGTGGGAGGAGTTTCACTCTGGTCTGCAGCGTCAGGTTCGAGCTGTTCCCGTTTTATAATGTCTCGGCCATGGCGGCCCCGGTGCCTCCGCTATCCCAGCTTCTGCGTCCTCCAGCTCCCGAGACCAGACCAAAAAGTAAgtgtttgattttattatttttcttcctctatacAATAAATATCtcatctatttaattttttggtaaaCTGGTTATCCTACTCAATAGTTTAAATTCTCAGATTCaactttttttaacaaaaataaaatgttaagTGCTGTCAATGGTTCAACATATCAAGTTTTGGGATGGATTCTAGGGGCTTTCCTGagtctcgttctctctctctgtcctctCGATTTGATTGGTGATGTAAATTTTTCgtgtccttttttccttttttctttttctgaattttacgGAAGttcattttacctttttgagcAGTTCTACATCCACTCACGAGattagactttaaataacaaTTGGTTAAATGTCGCTCTTAATCAATTAATGGTTAATCTCCTACAAACAAATGGTGCACTCAAATGGCAAggataattaccaaattaaTACTAGATGTCAAATCAGATATGAATATGTCAATTTTACCAATATaatatttccaattaattactaaCATGATGATCAGTCATGTTGAGCCATTTTATATGGCACactaatgtgaataattttactctaaactatGTATTACACGAACTACCGTATTAGTGATTTCTGGCAAtaattgattagaaaaattatattaaaattgtatgtaaagatttatgattaCATTATCTGATATCATGAAAAGGTTATGTTCAAAACAAGAACTTAGCAAATGCAACTATTTAGTCCCCTTGCTGTACTTAGGCCTTACCTTATTGAGATCGACTTTTAGTATCCAGCtaaattcttattttgaataTAAGGCCTTCTTACCTCAGTTTTTTATGCAAAGGATTATGAAGGCGAGTGCATTGTTAGGATTGAATTTATCCCCACaaggaaataaggaaaataatggaaTTTTGAGAGATGGACAGTTATGGATTAAAGCTTAATTTCTTCTAAATATTTGCTCTTTACGCGTACTCATTATGTTTGTCTTTTGACCCGTATTTTAAGGCACCTTCTTGCTTGGTAAATTGCCAATCTTCATGCGCTAGTCTTAGGTCTAATTCCAACCTAGTGAAATGAAGTGTTAGaatgtataaatattaaaaatgttttcatctaaaatgttttaaaattaatttggcgATGGTCTCATATATGTAATGGTATGTGTGTGCAGGAAAAAGCAACAAAGCTATCGTGATTACCATCACCACTACCATTTCTGTTGGAGGTTTTGTGAtaattctctttctcacttgttGGATGCTTcggagaaagggaaagaggatgcATGAAGTTTTCAAAGTAAAAGGCGGTAAATCAACTATTTGCCTTTATTTTTTCTGCAAACTATCTATGTcatataaatgagaaaattattaaatttctttatttttcttaaggAATCAGATATACTAATCATACAAATTAAGAGTATGTTTGATATATATGTAGcatatataatagaaaagaTCAAGGACAAAAATCTGATTCTTCATGCTCTTTCAACCTTCAAAACTATACTTGACTTAAAAAGCAATCATAATGCCACCAATAAGATGAATACTTTGGGCATGTAACAGCTCATTTCTAGCCTTCTAGATGAAATACATGCAGCAATTCCACAAAATTTCACCAAATACCAATGAAAATCTCTCCCTTTCATAGCCCACTGCATTAGGGAAACAAAGTTGAAGGGCAGTCTACCGACTTGCTTAGAGAAGCTGCATCCAAAGAACAAATGGGATCTTATCTCGGTGCTTTCATGGCACAAAAATAGAGAGATTGGCCTTGATTAGAAGACTATATGTCAATTCTTGAAATATAGGTAGCTTATCTTGTATTGCCAACCAAAATATGAATCTTAACCTCAACAAATtagatgaaaatcaaattagccGATACTATTCAACTCTTGTGCCTCTTTTCCTCACAATCTCCCAAGCTGAAGAAGAGGTAAGAATGTCAAAAGAAGCAGCAGTGTAGGTACCTTAGTCTTGTAAAGAAGACTTTGGACAAATTACACAAACAACTGCCTAGATTGATATCAAGTCTTCAGACCTCGAAGTGGGCCTTCTCCATTCAGAGCACAAATAATATAAGCTGCTTTTGCAATTCAAAGAAGAGCAGAATCATAAACTACTCTCCTTGGAAATACATCTAGTAGGATTAAGCTTTTGTCAAACAATAACTTAATTTGTCACTTACGGAACTATATTTGTCTCGCTAACTCATTATATTTGTCTCTATTGCATATTTGTTGCGCTAGGGTCTCGTCCGACATGCCCCTCATAATCTGGTAGATACAATGAAGATCGATAATGGTAGCCAACACTCTCTCAAGAGAATCTATAATCGTTTCTATGTACCTGTGCTTCTCCATCTGCCTTCGAGTTTTCTTTGTTGTTACACTAGACAAACCGAGTTAAGTTTGTACTAGTTTGTACTATTGGAATGCCTCCAGCCTTTCAAAATGTTGAGGGTCTTCCCCTAATAATTATAGCTCGTCCCTAGCTTGATTTTTGATTACCATGCATGAATCTTACTACAGTATAATCATCCGATTGAAACTTATTCTTGTAGGGTgcatttatttcccaaaaattatttttcacgaatatatttttcacatttttcacattttttggtGTTTGCTTCACTTAGAAAAacaagtcaacaaaaaaaaggcTCTTCTACAAAAGTTTAagtttagaaaaatgatttcccctttGAATGAGCCGGAAAAAATTatcccaaatattttcctagtctTTGGGTCCTTGGTTAATAAAacatttgtttaaaatatatttttttagaaatatatatctttgaattttaaataaaaattattaattttattttctttcttttcctttctccttcatcattcatcaatcttgTGCCTCGGTGATAGCCAACAACCTAGCAACCAGCCATGACCTAAGTCAACAAGCTCAAGGCTCAATTGATCTAGGCAAGCTTGAGTTGGTTGAGGcttattgacacctaattttcaACTACATataaaagaaagttaaaaattatttttaattagattaaaaaaataaacaaaaaacaacaaaaaagcaaaaaaaaaaaaaatgcttaagaGGGATTGGGTTGGGCCTGATCTAGCCTTGGCCCAGCCTCCCGCGCCCCCAGCTCTTCCTCtcgtggcacccctcgacggccctcgatccgttagggtcgccacagttcgatTACCATTCACTTACcttaataacatgtcactctgataccatttcaattgcagcgggtccatacaacctgggggtttatatcttttagatcggtcccttgcgcaattcatataacggaagcatatccaacaactcccttccctatattaaGATAACGATGCACAcaaactaaacatttataggtaaaagccgcacacttttatttacttaaaccatatggaaatcattcatcggtacatcaaaatgacatagtcttctatactcggttatacttcaaaagatgatcgacatctcttccaacagtcgtatacttaaagtgcatcgatcagtgtcggcgtccaaatgttccttcctttgctatcttCCTCTTCACAGTCATATCCAACCACCCAATCCATCTACTAGTGGCAGTGACAGCaaaggtatcttatctagtctaaaatgttattcgccaaaaggggtgagtatagCCACTCAATAGGTAAAggacccaataaaccactcaatgcatcacacaatacaatcataacaatcatagcataacacatgtcattcatgcaCCCATAcataacttaccttgaagccatgcatatgtcatcacaccacatgtacatacatcctcataTAACCTTcgccatcatgtcatacatttatcatcatgccataggagCACATatatccatgcactcaccatcatcatgtcatacatttaccatcatgccataggtgcacatacatctatgcactcaccatcatcatgccacacatgtatcatcatgccataggtgtacatacatccatgcactcaccatcatcatgtcatatatttATCATCATggcataggtgcacatacatccatgcactcaccatcatcatgtgacacatgtatcatcatgccataggtgtacatacatccatgcactcaccatcatcatgtcatacatttaccatcatgccataggtgcacatacatccatgcactcaacatcatcatgtcacacatgcATACATGTTGCCAtaccatgcataattcaatttcaatttcccaatttttattctttcattttgggccaccacatttctctttcccagGACCAATATTcgcatcccacatttatcgctcgcGCCTaaactggcatcgcgagaaacctccgggcatgtatccaagatacacggggcatccggcacccctacattccaggcatctcgtatcccaactggcatcatgagAAACCTCCTGGCATTCGGCATTTACACTCATTGGCCAgacatctcgcatctcaactagcatcacaaaGCATCCCCTCCGGGCACCGACCTCCAGAGTTTCCGAAATTACGTACCCACATACCACCAGGATCCCCCCCCCTCCTCTGGAATTATGTACCGTATACCGccgagcatctcgaaactcctgaggaccctccggaattacgccatttaaggccaccaaGCATTCGGCACTCTCTAGCCAgacatcccgacactcccgtggtatcgtcggctcacacctccgacggcattctcatttatcatagtttatattcacaattgtggctcaatttcaacatggcatataatgtgatggcaaacaagatcattttcatcatatggtttatatatgcatttccaatcatcaacATGCATGCAGCAGGATCCAATCACTTATGTCAATAaaatccatggggtccatgcaacatagaataatccatacatcacgacctttttgagatttaccaaattccagcttgcacaatttcggaaaacatgtaaattaaatatccatatgatcttcgaaaatcatgaaatcaaaacatgtgatagacaagacataaaggTAGCAATTCCATgcagaacacatgcccaaaagagcttcacacaagaagatatagctcacacaatacatgtcacgccccgaacctcgagctcaccaacatcccaccatggtcatgcaaatgcgacattcccaggtagtgttgCCGAATACGCTCATTTCTTATTGTGCAAGCGAAACGTATTATAAAAtccctgacaatgaaatacgggatagaaaagcaggaatcAAAACCACAatataacactttcataattcaacagaattacaaacagaagtctacggccaaaagtctacaaaagatgggctcttaaaaaggaactgtcctatgacctacaagtcggacacgttctccaatccttatgattTCACCTCCGCAACTCCTCAAGgtcaaccaaagctatctagccgctccgtccaccatggacctgaaattttaatccccaaactaggatgagacaatgtctcagcaagttcaaccccctaaacccctattagaaagaaaatacgcccaagggtggcctaatcacatcacacagagaacttacctcgcctcagctccttcctgcaagttagcacagttcatatcactcaatcatatgcagtaataaaaacttaaacaaccggaacgcattcactttcatataactAACAACCgcgggggtcctgattataagactaaatcattatgacacgtcccattccatgccacataATTCCGacccataatccgacacatcaacaacactcaacatgcattccaattgttattcactgccacacaagggcatagcctacttgtagttcggctatctactggcatatagCCAAGCATCGCCTacccccatggagcgcggcttcgtcagtaAATCGAtagcattcccgaaggagcatgggcctaGAATCTACTGCAACCCGCAGCCAccgcgtgggcatcccatataggggcaagtccggctcaacaCCCGGAcgattcctcttaattatcacacagcCAAATCATACTGGCCCcggacactttgcatttcactcaacgCTTCTACTTAAGATAGTGATCCcagccatttttcttcatattaaaaatattccagaaattactcaCGTATGTGGGGGCATGCTAATTTCGAATCGaaagccaatatctcactttttcaaacctcactatttaatataatattgaaaatccaatttttgcattaaaacccaacacttgggtttttaagaataaaatccctatttatcacaatcaacactcaatttaccacatccattcatcaaattcaaattctaaatacacagcagcgatcagcacgaaattatgagaaaataaggttccaaaataatttttcagaatttattaaataattaaatttattccgaaaatcaattaaataataatatccatatcttTCACGATctacactcaatttataatatctaatcttcaatttcaaaatctgacttcACAAAGAgccgaccggcacgaaattatgagaatttagggtcggCACTAATttcgagaatttagggtccccacaaaattttcgaatttaataaataattaaatttattccgaaaataattaaataataatattttaataattaaaataataatatattatttaattatttaataattccgagatatttaaataaatcaaaagtaaattcatttatgtcatgtcaaagcttatattaatataagcaTTCATTTAGCCTTAAATTAAACCAactttaagttaatcaagcacattaatataatctattcttaactaaattaaactaaccacctaataacacttaacataaactaaacacacctaaagcatcattaaccctataatcaaggtttagtgagttaaactcactcaAATGACGAGCCGAGcagaccaaaacgacggggacgccgaggggaacaactttcttcaaagcgggccaagcatccggggtcgggaagccggccaaaatgggccaaaaccgagctgtcatacccatttttccagctgcTGTCTGCTGCGGTTTGAGGCGAGAAAGGGTAGATTCAGAGCTTGGATGAGATGGAGAAGGACCGGGGAAGGTTAAGGGGTCGAACCGAACCTAGGCGGGGCCCGAACGGTGGCTAGAGGTGGCCGAATGGCTTCGGCATGAGCTGATGCAAAAGCTGTGACGCGAGGCCAGGCGAGCGGAGAGGCGAGTGGACCGGCGAGCGGTGCGCGGGTGGCGCGGGGCGGACACgcagcggtggcggcgacgacgacgtgCGAGCGGGAGCATACGGCCATGGCTGCACCAGCTTCTCCTCTGCATTTTTCTCATCTTCGCACAACAAGGATGGAGGAGAAACCAAtggaagggagagaggaagaaga
Protein-coding regions in this window:
- the LOC120294030 gene encoding cysteine-rich receptor-like protein kinase 25 is translated as MSSCFTIFLSLSFSSFFFFIFVQNFSAEAAPTYLKHFCARISFFTPNSTYESNLNTVLSSLSSNATTNTNGFATSTAGQDRPDQAHGLFLCRGDVSISTCSDCVATGKRDVLRRCGLQRVATIWYDECMLRYDNRSFFSALATKPAYSMNNTTNVTDPTRFVQVLGQTMDKISTRARDGGSGRNSRSRRRI